Proteins found in one Larimichthys crocea isolate SSNF chromosome I, L_crocea_2.0, whole genome shotgun sequence genomic segment:
- the slc25a5 gene encoding ADP/ATP translocase 2, translating into MSETAISFAKDFLAGGIAAAISKTAVAPIERVKLLLQVQHASKQISVDKQYKGIIDCVVRIPKEQGFLSFWRGNLANVIRYFPTQALNFAFKDKYKKIFLDGVDKRKQFWRYFAGNLASGGAAGATSLCFVYPLDFARTRLAADVGKAGGSREFKGLGDCLVKITKSDGIKGLYQGFSVSVQGIIIYRAAYFGVYDTAKGMLPDPKNTHIVVSWMIAQSVTAVAGLVSYPFDTVRRRMMMQSGRKGADIMYSGTIDCWRKIARDEGSKAFFKGALSNVLRGMGGAFVLVLYDELKKVI; encoded by the exons ATGAGTGAGACAGCTATTTCCTTCGCCAAGGACTTCTTGGCTGGTGGTATTGCCGCTGCCATCTCCAAAACAGCTGTAGCCCCCATCGAGAGAGTGAAGCTGCTCCTCCAG GTACAACATGCCAGCAAGCAGATCTCAGTCGACAAGCAGTACAAGGGCATCATAGACTGTGTCGTCCGTATCCCCAAAGAGCAGGGCTTCCTTTCGTTCTGGAGAGGAAACCTGGCCAACGTCATCCGATACTTCCCAACTCAGGCCCTCAACTTCGCTTTCAAGGACAAGTACAAGAAGATTTTCCTGGATGGCGTGGACAAGCGCAAACAGTTCTGGAGATACTTTGCGGGTAACCTGGCATCTGGTGGCGCCGCTGGAGCCACATCTCTCTGTTTCGTCTACCCCCTCGACTTCGCCAGAACACGTCTGGCTGCTGATGTCGGCAAAGCCGGAGGGAGTCGTGAGTTTAAAGGCCTGGGAGACTGCCTGGTAAAGATCACCAAGTCTGATGGCATCAAGGGTCTGTACCAGGGCTTCAGCGTTTCAGTGCAGGGCATTATCATCTACAGAGCTGCTTACTTTGGCGTCTATGACACAGCAAAGG GCATGCTCCCAGACcccaagaacacacacattgttgtcAGCTGGATGATTGCTCAGTCTGTGACCGCGGTCGCTGGTCTTGTGTCCTACCCCTTCGACACCGTCCGTCGTCGTATGATGATGCAGTCTGGACGCAAAGGAG ccGACATCATGTACTCTGGCACCATTGACTGCTGGAGGAAAATCGCACGTGACGAGGGCTCCAAGGCCTTCTTCAAGGGGGCATTGTCTAATGTCCTCAGAGGCATGGGTGGTGCATTCGTGCTTGTCTTGTATGATGAGCTTAAGAAAGTCATCTAA